In Arthrobacter sp. StoSoilB5, one genomic interval encodes:
- a CDS encoding PucR family transcriptional regulator → MAITVAELVAEPQLGLTLLAGAAGRDNRIIWAHTSDLPRLWEWVTGGELMMTNGLSIPADAAGQVALAEALMDSGASALAIGEKMHAPELLPEFLEACDRLPLPLINIPYPLPFIAIARSVAEASLLEESRRLRQTARVYDLLRTAGASEDHWQSLVQRLATELDSELFVVDRRCLHPWHPEGRPLPVFLADEWAPLSGQVSLAGKNFQWHRVRGRHVLTMDIPTHANALLVVLPNSEPHPDAVVLLHAATVLGLQLSRIVLSLEGRHRLAGEFLLQAIDGRLGTAEMESRLAAFDVPTQDFLVASVSADDGDRLAGVHIELWRHGVSAASLRRNNRLHVVVPADVPENVLVHCAGPGAAIGVSAPAAVAGIQRALQESLWALGSARANKLGLSRYAQGPSWLGLTGFEEGTALVRRLLGPIFDYEQSQEGDLIVTLRTYLDTQRSWQKTAAALFAHRQTIIYRMRKIGELTGLDMGETSTVAQLWFALQIHEAMKK, encoded by the coding sequence ATGGCAATTACCGTCGCCGAACTTGTGGCTGAACCGCAGCTGGGCCTGACGCTCCTGGCGGGGGCGGCAGGCCGCGATAACCGGATCATCTGGGCCCACACCTCAGACCTGCCGCGGCTCTGGGAATGGGTGACGGGCGGTGAGCTGATGATGACCAACGGGCTCTCCATTCCCGCGGACGCGGCAGGCCAGGTGGCGCTCGCCGAGGCGCTGATGGACTCCGGTGCCAGCGCCCTGGCCATCGGCGAGAAGATGCATGCACCGGAGCTGTTGCCGGAGTTCCTGGAAGCCTGCGACCGCCTGCCGTTGCCTCTCATCAACATCCCATACCCCTTGCCGTTCATCGCCATCGCCCGCTCGGTTGCCGAGGCATCACTGTTGGAGGAATCGCGTCGCCTGCGCCAAACCGCGCGGGTCTACGACCTTCTCCGGACGGCTGGGGCGTCCGAGGACCATTGGCAGAGCCTGGTCCAGCGGTTGGCCACCGAACTCGATTCGGAGCTCTTCGTGGTGGACCGGCGCTGCCTCCATCCCTGGCATCCTGAGGGCCGGCCGCTTCCGGTGTTCCTGGCAGACGAATGGGCGCCGCTGTCCGGACAGGTGTCCCTTGCTGGAAAGAACTTCCAGTGGCACAGGGTTCGGGGCAGGCATGTGCTGACCATGGACATTCCGACCCACGCCAACGCGCTCTTGGTGGTGTTGCCCAACAGCGAACCGCACCCGGACGCCGTCGTGCTTCTCCACGCCGCAACCGTGCTGGGACTGCAGCTTTCGCGCATCGTCCTGTCCCTTGAAGGGCGGCATCGGCTTGCGGGCGAGTTCCTGTTGCAGGCGATCGATGGCCGTTTGGGGACAGCGGAAATGGAAAGCAGGCTGGCGGCTTTCGATGTCCCAACACAGGATTTCCTGGTGGCCTCGGTTTCAGCGGACGACGGCGACCGGCTGGCGGGCGTCCACATCGAACTTTGGCGTCACGGAGTTTCGGCCGCCTCTCTGAGGCGCAACAACAGGCTTCACGTCGTGGTCCCCGCGGATGTGCCGGAGAATGTCCTGGTGCATTGTGCCGGTCCCGGCGCCGCGATCGGGGTCAGTGCTCCGGCCGCGGTTGCGGGTATTCAACGGGCCCTGCAGGAGTCCCTCTGGGCGCTCGGTTCCGCCCGGGCGAACAAGCTTGGCCTGTCCCGCTACGCTCAGGGACCTTCGTGGCTCGGACTGACGGGTTTCGAGGAAGGAACGGCGCTGGTCCGGCGCCTTCTCGGCCCGATTTTTGACTACGAGCAGAGCCAGGAAGGCGATCTCATCGTCACGCTGAGGACCTATTTGGACACGCAAAGGTCCTGGCAGAAGACAGCTGCGGCGCTCTTCGCGCACCGGCAGACCATCATCTACCGCATGCGGAAAATCGGTGAATTGACGGGGCTGGACATGGGCGAAACGTCCACGGTGGCGCAGCTCTGGTTCGCCCTGCAGATCCACGAGGCCATGAAAAAGTAG
- the speB gene encoding agmatinase, with protein sequence MTIHKPIGPVDATKVPRYAGLGTFARLPQIDRVPDYDIAIVGVPFDGGTSFRPGARFGPAAVREASRLLRPGYHPELDVEPVDEVQVVDAGDIACTPYDITRAVREIEEQALPLISEDKRLISIGGDHTIALPMLRALNKVHGPVALLHFDAHLDTWDTYFDQPITHGTIFRRAFEEGLLVEDKSMHVGIRGPVYDRNDFLRDHEFGFQIIRCSDLDVIGVPAAIQQVKDRLGDTPVYVSIDIDVLDPAFAPGTGTPEMGGLHSRELLALLRGLNGINIVGADVVEVAPAYDHADITTVAAATLVFDLLGLMVNRSKATADRELASASRSAS encoded by the coding sequence ATGACAATCCATAAGCCCATCGGCCCTGTCGACGCAACCAAAGTCCCCCGGTATGCAGGCCTCGGCACCTTCGCCCGTCTCCCCCAAATTGACCGCGTCCCGGACTACGACATCGCGATCGTAGGCGTTCCGTTCGACGGCGGAACTTCCTTCCGGCCTGGCGCACGTTTCGGCCCTGCCGCGGTCCGCGAGGCCTCGCGTCTCCTGCGCCCGGGCTACCACCCGGAGCTCGACGTCGAGCCGGTCGACGAGGTCCAGGTAGTGGACGCAGGCGACATCGCCTGCACACCGTACGACATCACCCGCGCTGTCCGTGAAATCGAAGAGCAGGCACTCCCCCTGATCAGCGAGGATAAGCGGCTTATCTCGATCGGCGGCGACCACACTATCGCCCTGCCGATGCTCAGGGCCCTGAACAAGGTCCACGGTCCCGTGGCTTTGCTGCACTTCGATGCCCACTTGGATACGTGGGACACCTACTTCGACCAGCCGATCACGCACGGAACCATCTTCCGCCGGGCGTTCGAGGAAGGCCTCCTTGTGGAGGACAAGTCAATGCACGTCGGCATCCGCGGCCCTGTATATGACCGCAACGACTTCCTGCGGGACCACGAGTTCGGGTTCCAGATCATCCGCTGCTCGGACCTGGACGTCATCGGTGTCCCGGCTGCAATCCAGCAGGTGAAGGACAGGCTCGGCGACACCCCTGTCTACGTTTCCATCGACATCGACGTCCTGGACCCGGCCTTCGCACCCGGAACCGGCACGCCGGAGATGGGCGGGCTCCATTCCCGCGAACTCCTAGCCCTGCTCCGCGGACTGAACGGCATCAACATTGTGGGTGCCGACGTCGTGGAAGTCGCTCCGGCCTACGACCATGCGGACATCACAACAGTCGCTGCCGCCACCCTTGTTTTCGACCTTCTTGGCTTGATGGTGAACCGCAGCAAGGCCACCGCTGACCGCGAATTGGCTTCGGCTTCCCGGAGCGCATCATGA
- a CDS encoding cytosine permease — MNAPSTEVPRLEDKTIQPIPLNERHGKARDLFTIWFGSNIMIMTIVTGGLATTVFGLGFVPALVGIIIGNLVGGIFMALHSAQGPQLGVAQMIQTRGQFGSFGALLIVVIVVIMYVGFFAANLVFGGEAMAAVSPGISVDGGIIIIGVVSVIATIFGYRLIHAYARILSVAAGLALLLAFGWILMVHGLPGSFLEQGNFNWVGFMGTISVSALWQLAYAPYVSDYSRYMPQGTGSAPAFWASYSGCVLGTLFPMILGALVGTLAMTMSAENVEIVGSLGALLQPWTLIIVGIFCLGVAASNAMNLYCGVLCTLTIGQTFRPSWLPRAKTRSIAAVILFVVAVSIALFARDNFILFYTNFLSFLMYVLVPWTAINLVDYYLLRHGDYRVEDFFKRDGGVYGRFNWVAIGSYVAGALIQVPFSATAIYTGPLAAALGGVDISWIVGLVVVAPLYYFAARVFRKKTDAAPFPAPALAN; from the coding sequence ATGAACGCGCCCTCGACTGAGGTCCCCCGCCTCGAGGACAAAACCATCCAGCCGATCCCGTTGAACGAGCGACACGGCAAGGCCAGGGACCTCTTCACCATCTGGTTCGGCTCCAACATCATGATCATGACCATCGTGACCGGCGGACTCGCCACAACGGTGTTCGGACTCGGTTTCGTGCCGGCGCTTGTGGGCATCATCATCGGCAACCTGGTGGGCGGCATCTTCATGGCGCTGCACTCGGCCCAAGGCCCGCAACTGGGTGTGGCCCAGATGATCCAGACACGCGGCCAGTTCGGCTCCTTCGGCGCCCTGTTGATCGTGGTGATCGTTGTCATCATGTACGTCGGCTTCTTCGCCGCAAACCTCGTCTTTGGCGGAGAAGCGATGGCCGCCGTCAGCCCCGGCATCAGTGTAGATGGCGGCATCATCATCATCGGCGTGGTCAGCGTTATAGCCACGATCTTCGGCTACCGGCTCATTCACGCCTATGCCCGCATCCTCAGCGTTGCGGCGGGGCTTGCGTTGTTGCTGGCCTTTGGCTGGATCCTGATGGTCCACGGCCTGCCCGGCAGCTTCCTTGAGCAGGGCAACTTCAACTGGGTTGGCTTCATGGGAACCATCTCCGTCTCCGCCCTGTGGCAACTTGCCTACGCACCCTACGTTTCCGATTACTCCCGCTACATGCCGCAGGGCACGGGCTCAGCACCGGCGTTCTGGGCCTCCTACTCCGGCTGCGTCCTGGGAACGTTGTTCCCCATGATCCTGGGCGCCTTGGTGGGTACGCTTGCCATGACCATGAGCGCCGAGAACGTCGAAATCGTGGGCAGCCTGGGTGCGTTACTGCAGCCGTGGACCCTGATCATCGTGGGCATCTTCTGCCTGGGTGTCGCGGCATCGAACGCCATGAACCTCTACTGCGGCGTCCTGTGCACCTTGACCATCGGCCAAACGTTCAGGCCCTCCTGGTTGCCCCGCGCCAAGACCCGCAGCATCGCGGCGGTCATCCTGTTCGTCGTCGCAGTCTCCATCGCTTTGTTCGCCCGCGACAACTTCATCCTCTTCTACACCAACTTCCTCTCCTTCCTGATGTACGTCCTGGTTCCCTGGACGGCCATCAACCTGGTGGACTACTACCTTCTTCGGCACGGCGACTACCGGGTTGAAGACTTCTTCAAGCGCGACGGCGGCGTGTACGGGCGGTTCAATTGGGTCGCCATCGGCTCCTACGTGGCAGGCGCCCTGATCCAGGTTCCTTTCTCGGCAACGGCAATCTACACAGGCCCGCTGGCCGCCGCGTTGGGCGGCGTCGACATCTCCTGGATCGTGGGCCTGGTGGTGGTTGCTCCCCTCTACTACTTCGCGGCCCGCGTGTTCCGGAAAAAGACGGACGCCGCCCCCTTTCCAGCCCCTGCACTCGCAAACTGA
- a CDS encoding aminobutyraldehyde dehydrogenase, with amino-acid sequence MPPARHFINGSFVQGSTGELIDVVDPTTEQVIASVQAGTADDVDAAVQAAVVAQKSWGATTPKERADVLNLIANIIEENRQAFELIESANTGKPQAVAEDDVTSTIDTFRFMAGASRTLTSMAGGDYATDHTSVILREPVGVVGVITPWNYPLLMAAWKIAPILAAGNSIVLKPSEQTPLSTLKLAELLAGRIPDGILNVVTGQGRTVGQRLSEHPDIALVALTGSVVSGQAVAETAARTVKRVHLELGGKAPVVVFPDADLRAAAAGVRNAGFWNAGQDCGAACRVLVHESVAEEFTQHLVREVGTLIVGAPEAGEDVEIGPMISRPHFERVKESLAEARDAGLHVAIGGSALEGPGYFIEPTVISNVPAGAHIATHEIFGPVVTVETFSSTEEAVTRANESPYGLSASVWTKDSSLSLRIPKQLDFGTVWVNAHLVLACEVPWGGFKGSGYGRDLSLYALDDYSRTKHVMINHGA; translated from the coding sequence CTGCCTCCCGCCAGGCACTTCATCAACGGATCGTTCGTCCAGGGTTCCACCGGTGAGCTGATCGACGTCGTGGACCCCACCACCGAGCAGGTCATCGCCTCAGTGCAGGCGGGCACGGCGGATGATGTCGACGCCGCTGTACAGGCCGCCGTCGTCGCGCAAAAATCCTGGGGTGCCACCACCCCCAAGGAGCGCGCGGATGTCCTGAACCTGATCGCCAACATCATTGAAGAGAACCGGCAGGCGTTCGAGCTCATCGAGTCCGCCAATACCGGCAAACCGCAGGCGGTGGCCGAGGACGACGTCACCAGCACCATCGATACGTTCCGCTTCATGGCCGGGGCCTCCCGCACGCTGACGTCGATGGCCGGCGGTGACTACGCCACGGACCACACCTCCGTGATCCTCCGGGAACCCGTGGGCGTGGTGGGTGTCATCACGCCGTGGAACTACCCGCTGCTCATGGCCGCCTGGAAGATCGCGCCCATCCTTGCCGCTGGCAACAGCATCGTCCTCAAGCCGTCCGAGCAAACACCACTGTCCACCTTGAAGTTGGCAGAACTGCTCGCCGGACGGATCCCGGATGGGATTCTCAACGTGGTTACCGGCCAAGGCCGAACGGTGGGACAACGGCTCTCGGAGCACCCGGACATCGCACTCGTGGCGTTGACCGGCAGCGTGGTCAGCGGGCAGGCCGTGGCTGAAACGGCCGCCAGGACTGTTAAGCGCGTCCACCTGGAACTCGGCGGCAAGGCACCTGTTGTTGTCTTCCCTGACGCCGACCTCCGTGCTGCCGCTGCTGGAGTCCGCAACGCAGGATTCTGGAATGCCGGCCAGGACTGCGGCGCTGCCTGCCGCGTGCTGGTGCACGAGTCCGTGGCCGAGGAATTCACGCAGCACTTGGTGCGTGAGGTGGGCACCCTGATAGTCGGCGCTCCGGAAGCAGGCGAGGACGTGGAAATCGGCCCCATGATTTCCCGGCCACACTTTGAACGCGTCAAGGAATCCCTGGCCGAAGCCCGCGACGCCGGACTTCATGTGGCCATTGGCGGTTCGGCGCTGGAGGGTCCCGGCTACTTCATCGAACCAACAGTCATCTCCAACGTTCCAGCCGGAGCCCACATTGCCACCCACGAAATCTTCGGCCCAGTGGTCACCGTGGAGACTTTCTCTTCCACTGAAGAGGCCGTGACGCGTGCCAACGAGAGCCCCTACGGGTTGTCCGCGTCGGTGTGGACCAAGGACTCCAGTCTGTCTCTCCGAATTCCCAAGCAACTCGACTTCGGCACCGTCTGGGTCAATGCGCACCTTGTCCTGGCCTGCGAGGTACCGTGGGGCGGGTTCAAGGGATCCGGCTACGGCCGCGACCTCTCGCTCTACGCGTTGGACGATTACTCCCGCACCAAGCACGTGATGATCAACCACGGCGCATGA
- a CDS encoding D-arabinono-1,4-lactone oxidase → MSIQTSNGAFTMTTNVSRPASLPGAATPSAPFGTDVTWTNWGGNQSATPAFTVRPRNEQEALDAVRFAIREGLPVRAVGSGHSSSPLVQTGGVLMDMSGLTAITGTDTVGRRARALAGTTINAFGDALWEQGLALGNQGDIDKQQIAGALATSTHGSGKNLGSFSSNLRWVKLINGYGEIVEIGEGQLRELRAAQVALGTLGIFLEVELAVEDSYYLQEQITYPTWAETTSTWQADIDSNRHYSFLWCPEDDSCELLDLPGSPEHAMGGRSYTKRYNVAQIPDESYISDVEGARLDRSYRIYPGGFTTQFHELEYFVRSEDGLAAVEAIQDLIRSRHPDQKYPVEVRWVKADDAYMSQFQGRDSTVITLTTKPGTDYWQFFRDADAVLQEFEPRAHWGKIHFMTRSRLERLYPELDTFIQVRREFDPRGMFLNDHTRALLA, encoded by the coding sequence ATGAGCATCCAGACAAGCAACGGAGCTTTCACGATGACCACCAATGTTTCCCGGCCTGCCTCTTTGCCAGGGGCAGCCACTCCTTCCGCCCCGTTCGGAACGGACGTCACCTGGACCAACTGGGGCGGAAACCAGAGCGCGACGCCCGCCTTTACGGTTCGGCCCAGGAACGAACAGGAAGCGCTCGACGCCGTCCGTTTCGCCATCCGCGAAGGGTTGCCAGTGCGGGCGGTCGGTTCAGGGCATTCGTCCTCTCCTCTGGTTCAGACCGGCGGCGTGCTGATGGATATGTCCGGCCTCACGGCGATCACCGGCACGGACACCGTTGGGCGCCGGGCCAGGGCGTTGGCGGGAACCACCATCAATGCTTTCGGCGATGCCTTGTGGGAGCAAGGGTTGGCTTTGGGGAACCAGGGGGACATCGACAAGCAGCAGATCGCCGGCGCCCTCGCCACCAGCACGCACGGCTCGGGCAAGAACCTGGGCAGCTTCTCCTCCAACCTTCGCTGGGTGAAGCTGATCAATGGCTACGGCGAGATCGTGGAAATCGGAGAGGGCCAGCTCCGCGAACTCCGCGCCGCCCAGGTCGCTTTGGGCACTCTCGGGATCTTCCTGGAAGTGGAACTGGCAGTGGAGGACAGCTACTACCTGCAGGAGCAGATCACCTATCCCACGTGGGCGGAAACCACGTCCACCTGGCAGGCCGACATCGACAGCAACAGGCACTACTCATTCCTGTGGTGCCCCGAGGATGACTCGTGCGAACTCCTGGATTTGCCCGGATCTCCTGAGCACGCCATGGGTGGCCGCAGCTACACCAAGCGGTACAACGTGGCGCAGATCCCGGACGAAAGCTACATCTCGGACGTCGAAGGTGCCCGGCTGGACCGCTCGTACCGGATCTACCCTGGCGGCTTCACCACGCAGTTCCACGAGCTTGAGTACTTCGTTCGCAGCGAAGATGGCCTGGCCGCCGTCGAGGCAATCCAGGACCTCATCCGTAGCCGGCACCCGGACCAGAAGTACCCGGTAGAGGTCCGCTGGGTGAAGGCCGACGACGCCTACATGTCCCAGTTCCAAGGCCGCGACAGCACCGTCATCACCCTGACCACCAAACCCGGAACCGACTACTGGCAGTTCTTCCGGGATGCCGATGCCGTGCTGCAGGAATTTGAGCCGCGTGCGCATTGGGGGAAGATCCACTTCATGACCCGGAGCCGGCTGGAACGTCTATATCCGGAGCTTGACACCTTCATCCAGGTCCGCCGCGAGTTCGATCCCAGAGGCATGTTCCTCAACGACCACACCCGGGCCCTCCTGGCCTGA
- the mscL gene encoding large conductance mechanosensitive channel protein MscL, with protein sequence MLKGFKDFILRGNVIELAIAVVIGSAFTALVAAFTTNIINPVIAAAGGVNADGLGFRIWQDNPATFINFGAVLTALVTFVITAGVVYFIFVAPMNKINSLVKDRLSTEEPEEEPLPADTALLAEIRDLLKEAAAQRGIERDSDLDSDSVR encoded by the coding sequence ATGCTTAAGGGTTTCAAGGACTTCATACTTCGCGGCAACGTGATCGAACTGGCTATTGCCGTCGTCATCGGCAGTGCTTTCACGGCACTCGTCGCGGCCTTCACCACGAACATCATCAATCCGGTCATCGCTGCTGCAGGTGGAGTGAACGCCGACGGCCTGGGCTTCCGGATCTGGCAGGACAATCCCGCCACGTTCATCAACTTCGGCGCCGTGCTAACGGCCCTTGTGACGTTCGTGATCACTGCCGGTGTTGTGTACTTCATCTTCGTGGCGCCCATGAACAAGATCAATTCCCTGGTCAAGGACCGCCTCTCCACCGAGGAACCCGAGGAAGAGCCGCTGCCGGCTGACACCGCCCTCCTGGCAGAAATCCGCGACCTTCTTAAGGAAGCTGCCGCCCAGCGCGGTATCGAGCGGGATTCTGACCTCGATTCGGATTCCGTCCGCTAG
- a CDS encoding amino acid-binding protein → MKPKASTPITADLRCDVCGQLPEPPKARLTLANIAVMLPIELLVHAAVVETHLPYVAKVLLLTVTATVLVIWVAEPSAAKVLRRWLHAPALRQRRKLHAAPALWRARVMLRDQPGSLQKVTQSLAKLQTNILSIHVHPMDGPGREGAAQVVMDEFVLSAPGEVTEHELLKAFDDGGGRESHVWPTTALAMADGQTKALSLATRIAGNPQELPHAVAELLSAKVVPNDPENLAPETSAGVGPSAEILKIPTAWQGPLIFSRPGEPFTPAESARAHRLAELAEILAYSPSQTPNSAYQT, encoded by the coding sequence ATGAAGCCCAAAGCGAGCACTCCCATCACCGCGGACCTCCGCTGCGATGTCTGCGGCCAGTTGCCCGAACCGCCCAAGGCCCGGCTCACCCTGGCCAACATCGCGGTGATGCTTCCCATTGAACTGCTGGTTCATGCCGCAGTTGTGGAAACCCATCTCCCCTACGTGGCCAAGGTCCTCCTGCTGACCGTGACTGCCACAGTCCTGGTTATCTGGGTGGCCGAACCGTCGGCCGCGAAGGTCCTCCGGCGATGGTTGCACGCCCCTGCCCTCCGTCAGCGACGCAAGCTGCACGCTGCTCCGGCCTTGTGGCGTGCTCGGGTCATGCTGCGGGACCAGCCCGGTTCGCTGCAAAAGGTCACCCAGTCCTTGGCCAAGCTGCAGACGAATATCCTCAGTATCCACGTTCACCCGATGGACGGCCCGGGGCGGGAAGGCGCAGCACAAGTAGTGATGGATGAGTTCGTCCTCTCCGCCCCGGGCGAGGTCACCGAGCATGAGCTGCTGAAAGCATTCGACGACGGCGGCGGGCGTGAGTCCCATGTTTGGCCTACCACCGCGCTTGCCATGGCTGATGGCCAAACCAAGGCGTTGAGCCTTGCCACCCGCATTGCCGGGAACCCCCAGGAGCTTCCGCACGCGGTCGCCGAGCTGCTTTCAGCCAAAGTAGTCCCCAACGATCCGGAGAACCTGGCACCGGAGACGAGTGCCGGCGTCGGACCTTCAGCTGAGATCCTCAAGATTCCGACGGCGTGGCAGGGCCCCTTGATTTTCTCCCGTCCGGGCGAGCCGTTTACCCCAGCCGAGTCCGCTCGTGCACACAGGTTGGCTGAGCTGGCCGAGATTCTGGCATACAGTCCTAGCCAAACCCCAAACTCGGCATACCAAACCTAA
- a CDS encoding MFS transporter: MSPQNTQLATQENQDNEPKTGKDGVQRRTNVRWKLFILLLVLVAVNYIDRGSISVALPIIQKEFNLPPELVGLLLSAFFWTYALMQIPVGLLIDKFGPRKVVTASCIGWGAATAASGFAGGFLSMFIARLGIGVTEAGVMPAGGKLNAIWMHKKERGRGATILDAGAPLGAGLGGILITWLIASTGSWRMSFIIAGAATVLMGLAVWWYIRDNPRQHKGVNDAEADYIEASHAEDDAEAAKEGAQGKRALLPYLKFRSFWAMCFGWLGFNGVFYGLLTWGPLYLAQAKGFDLKTIGWSTFVIFGAGFVGEILGGIIADKWRASGASANRVMRTLLGFSSVVVVGGLVGVTVVADPITAVVLLSVVLFFLRWVGLFWSIPSILGGRTNAGVLGGAMNFSGNIAGFVTPIVVGLIVGATGSYTWALLYFVGSAVIMGISVLALDYNKRLPV, translated from the coding sequence GTGTCTCCCCAAAACACCCAACTGGCAACCCAGGAAAACCAAGATAACGAGCCCAAAACCGGCAAGGACGGTGTGCAGCGACGCACGAACGTCCGCTGGAAGCTCTTCATCCTGCTCCTGGTCCTGGTCGCCGTCAATTACATCGATCGCGGTTCAATCTCCGTAGCCCTCCCCATCATCCAGAAAGAATTCAACCTCCCGCCCGAGCTTGTGGGGCTTCTGTTGTCGGCGTTCTTCTGGACCTATGCCCTCATGCAAATCCCGGTTGGTTTGCTGATCGACAAGTTTGGCCCACGCAAAGTCGTTACCGCTTCCTGCATTGGTTGGGGTGCCGCTACTGCCGCCTCAGGTTTCGCAGGTGGATTCCTCAGCATGTTCATCGCCCGCCTTGGCATCGGTGTTACAGAGGCCGGCGTCATGCCTGCCGGTGGCAAGCTCAACGCCATCTGGATGCACAAGAAGGAACGTGGCCGCGGCGCCACTATCCTCGACGCCGGAGCTCCCTTGGGTGCCGGCCTGGGCGGTATCCTCATCACCTGGCTGATTGCCTCCACCGGCAGCTGGCGGATGTCCTTCATCATCGCCGGCGCCGCCACCGTCCTCATGGGCTTGGCCGTCTGGTGGTACATCCGGGACAATCCCCGCCAGCACAAGGGCGTCAACGACGCCGAAGCCGACTACATCGAGGCTTCACACGCCGAAGATGACGCCGAGGCCGCCAAGGAAGGCGCCCAGGGCAAGCGCGCCCTGCTCCCCTACCTCAAGTTCCGTTCCTTCTGGGCCATGTGCTTTGGCTGGCTTGGTTTCAATGGCGTGTTCTACGGCCTTCTCACCTGGGGCCCGCTTTACCTGGCACAAGCCAAGGGCTTCGATTTGAAGACCATCGGCTGGTCCACTTTCGTGATCTTCGGCGCCGGGTTCGTCGGCGAAATTCTCGGCGGGATCATCGCGGACAAGTGGCGGGCATCCGGCGCCTCGGCGAACCGGGTCATGCGTACCCTGCTGGGCTTCTCCAGCGTCGTAGTGGTGGGCGGCCTCGTAGGCGTCACCGTGGTCGCTGACCCGATCACCGCCGTCGTTCTTCTCTCGGTAGTCCTGTTCTTCCTGCGCTGGGTTGGCCTGTTCTGGTCCATCCCGTCTATCTTGGGCGGCCGAACCAATGCCGGTGTGCTCGGTGGCGCCATGAACTTCAGCGGCAACATTGCCGGATTCGTCACCCCGATTGTGGTAGGCCTGATTGTCGGGGCCACGGGCTCCTACACCTGGGCGCTGCTTTACTTTGTTGGATCCGCGGTCATCATGGGCATCTCTGTCCTGGCCTTGGATTACAACAAGCGACTCCCGGTCTAA
- a CDS encoding GntR family transcriptional regulator: MLAAEDTNITDRPLRESVRDTLRSRIFEGHYAPGTRLVERDLAAEFNVSRLPIREALRMLRQEGLIRDRSGRGSEVSGLSPKDVEDLFDVRQSLEVLACRLAAKRATTEDLHHLAGLLDEADRCLAKGSILEAHRANSDFHDAITAIANNDFLRSALEPLQGRMHWLFRHVSDLPELIQEHRDLYAAIASGDADRAATQSASHIGKYREQFPESSDAEPKLQRKKS; encoded by the coding sequence ATGCTAGCCGCAGAAGACACGAACATCACTGACCGCCCCCTCCGGGAGTCAGTGCGTGACACGCTCCGTTCCAGGATTTTTGAGGGGCACTATGCGCCCGGTACCAGGCTGGTGGAGCGGGACCTCGCCGCCGAATTCAACGTTTCCCGCCTGCCCATCCGCGAAGCACTCCGGATGCTGAGGCAGGAAGGACTCATCCGCGATCGCTCTGGCCGCGGTTCCGAGGTCAGTGGCCTAAGCCCCAAGGACGTTGAAGACCTCTTCGACGTCCGTCAATCCCTGGAAGTCCTGGCCTGCCGGCTGGCAGCCAAGCGGGCCACCACCGAGGACCTCCATCACCTCGCTGGCCTGCTCGACGAGGCCGACCGCTGCCTGGCCAAGGGCTCCATCCTGGAAGCCCACCGCGCCAACAGCGATTTCCACGATGCCATCACGGCCATCGCCAACAACGACTTTCTCCGCTCCGCGCTGGAACCACTCCAGGGACGCATGCACTGGCTGTTCCGCCATGTCAGCGACCTCCCGGAACTCATCCAGGAACACCGCGACCTTTACGCTGCAATCGCCAGCGGCGACGCTGATCGCGCCGCTACCCAATCGGCGTCGCACATCGGCAAGTATCGCGAGCAGTTCCCGGAGTCCAGCGACGCTGAGCCCAAGCTGCAACGGAAAAAATCATGA